The DNA region TGAGGTTCCTTTATTCTTGCAAAGCCAAGGCTTCGATGATTATGTGTTAAACCATCTTGGATTGGAAGCACCTGAGGCTGACATGGATGAATGGAAGGCTATGGTCAATCGAGTGAAGAACCTAAGCAAAACGACAACGATTGCTCTAGTAGGAAAATACGTAGAGCTACAGGATGCGTACCTTTCTGTCGCAGAAGCTCTCTATCATGCAGGAATAGCGAATGATTCAGATATTGATATTCGTTGGATCAACGCAGAGCATGTCACGGAGGAAAATGTAAATGATCTTCTGCATGGGATAGACGGCATATTAGTTCCTGGTGGCTTTGGTGATCGAGGAATTGAAGGGAAGATTGAAACGGTTCGTTATGCACGTGAGCAGAAGATTCCTTTCTTAGGAATCTGTTTAGGTATGCAGGTAGCGTGTGTTGAATTTGCTCGCAATGTGCTGGGGCTAAAGGGAGCAAATAGCTCAGAAATTAATCCGCAAACAAGCTACCCTGTTATTGATCTTTTACCAGAGCAAAAGGATATTGAAGATCTTGGTGGTACAATGCGTTTAGGTATTTATCCATGCCGTGTTGCAGAGGGCTCTCGTGCAGCAGAAGCGTATCAGGAGGAGCTCGTTTATGAGCGTCATCGTCATCGCTATGAGTTTAACAATGATTATCGTACAGCGTTTGAGGAGCAAGGCTTTACCTTCAGTGGGACTTCACCTGACGGAAGGCTAGTGGAAATTATTGAGCTTCCAGATCACCCGTGGTTTGTAGCCAGTCAGTTCCATCCGGAATTTATATCAAGGCCAAACCGAGCTCAGCCTCTATTCCGTGATTTTATTAAAGCGTCTGCCAACTAACACGGACAATTCTAAATTGAAATATTAAACGAAGCTGTCTAATGTAGATTTTTTCTCTACGTTTGGACAGCTTTTTTTAAGATATAAATATGTTCATTAGAATAGTGGGAGGACGAGGATTGTCGAAATTTCTTACATGCTGATTTTTTCCTCAAATTAGAGGAATATCTTCCTTTCTAGCGAAACTACCTATATAGGAAAATGATTGAACAAAGGAAGGGAATAATATGCCGAATAAAAAGATTTTAATCGTAGATGATCAATATGGCATTAGGGTATTACTTGATGAAGTTTTTAGAAAGGAAGGCTACACCACATTTCAGGCAGCCAATGGCAAACAGGCCTTAGAATTGGCCGATCAAAATAAGCCAAACTTGGTGATCCTAGATATGAAAATTCCGGGAATGGACGGATTAGAAATATTAAAGCGTGTGAAAATGTTAGATCCAAGTATTCATGTCATTATGATAACGGCATATGGTGAATTAGATTTGATACAGGAAGCCATGAATCTGGGAGCGCTTACTCACTTCACCAAACCCTTTGACATCGATGAACTAAGAAAGATTGTAGCATCAGTTTCAAACCAAGAGGAGGAATGATCGTGGAGGAAGTCATGATTCGTTTACGTCTATCACAGGCCGATGCTCACTACGGAGGAGATTTAGTTGATGGTGCAAGGATGCTAGCTCTTTTTGGGGATGTTGCCACAGAATTATTAATCCGATTGGATGGAGACGAAGGGCTGTTTGTCGCTTACGAGCAAGTTGAATTTAAAGCACCAGTATACGCGGGAGATTACATAGAAGCAAAAGGAAGCATAACCAAACAAGGAAATACATCTAGAACAATGAGCTTTACAGCACATAAGGTGATTGCTGGGAGCAGGGATGCCTCCAATCCTTCTCAAGCGACGCTGCTTGAGCAGCCTGTTCTAGTGTGCCAGGCAAAGGGCACCTGTGTTGTACCGAAGGATAAACAAAAGGGAAATACGAAAAGCTAATGGAAGGGAGTAAATATGGAACCTTGTATCGTTACAGTTGCCGTTAATGGTGCCGAAGTGATGAGAGAGCAAAACCCTGCCATTCCTTACACTCCAGAAGAAATCGCTAATGAAGTGGAGCAAGCGTATGAAGCTGGAGCAAGCATAGCCCATATTCACGCAAGAAGGGATGACGGAAGCCCTACACAGGATTTGGAGTACTATGACCAAATCGTTTCTACTATCCGTAGACGCTGTGATATAATTATACAAGTATCCACAGGCGGAGCGATCGGGATGAGTATAGACGAACGAAAGCAGCCTATTCAATTAAAGCCAGAGATGGCAACGTTAACGACCGGAACGGTAAATTTTGGTTCTGGTGTGTTTCAGAATTCCTTAGCAGATATGGAGCAGCTCGCTTTATATATGCAACAAGAAGGAGTGAGGCCAGAGTTCGAAATTTTTGAAGCGGGAATGATTCATAACGCTTTACAATTAGTAGAGAAGGGATATGTTCAAGGTCATCAGCATTATGATTTTGTGCTTGGTGTGCCTGGTGCCCTGCCTGCGTCCCTAGCCAACCTGCTCTTTCTAGTGCAAAAAATCCCCTCGAATGCAACATGGACTGTAGCTGGAATAGGTCGCCATCAGCTGTTCTTAGCGGTACATGCCTTGCTACTAGGAGGTCATGTTAGAGTGGGATTTGAAGATAATATATACTATACTAAGGGAGTGCTCGCCCAATCCAATGCTCAGTTGGTTAAGAGAGTCGTACGTATAGCAA from Bacillus horti includes:
- a CDS encoding 3-keto-5-aminohexanoate cleavage protein — its product is MEPCIVTVAVNGAEVMREQNPAIPYTPEEIANEVEQAYEAGASIAHIHARRDDGSPTQDLEYYDQIVSTIRRRCDIIIQVSTGGAIGMSIDERKQPIQLKPEMATLTTGTVNFGSGVFQNSLADMEQLALYMQQEGVRPEFEIFEAGMIHNALQLVEKGYVQGHQHYDFVLGVPGALPASLANLLFLVQKIPSNATWTVAGIGRHQLFLAVHALLLGGHVRVGFEDNIYYTKGVLAQSNAQLVKRVVRIAKEVGREIATVETARRLLHIV
- a CDS encoding CTP synthase, which produces MAKYIFVTGGVVSSIGKGIIAASLGTLLKHRGLNVTIQKFDPYINVDPGTMSPYQHGEVFVTNDGAETDLDLGHYERFIDINLNSNSNVTTGKIYSSVITKERRGDYLGGTVQVIPHITNEIKDRVFRASKETNADVVITEIGGTVGDIESLPFLEAIRQIKSDIGRQNVMYIHATLIPYIRAAGELKTKPTQHSVKELRSLGIQPNVIVCRTEHDLSEDMKEKLALFCDIDKNAVIESKDAETLYEVPLFLQSQGFDDYVLNHLGLEAPEADMDEWKAMVNRVKNLSKTTTIALVGKYVELQDAYLSVAEALYHAGIANDSDIDIRWINAEHVTEENVNDLLHGIDGILVPGGFGDRGIEGKIETVRYAREQKIPFLGICLGMQVACVEFARNVLGLKGANSSEINPQTSYPVIDLLPEQKDIEDLGGTMRLGIYPCRVAEGSRAAEAYQEELVYERHRHRYEFNNDYRTAFEEQGFTFSGTSPDGRLVEIIELPDHPWFVASQFHPEFISRPNRAQPLFRDFIKASAN
- a CDS encoding response regulator: MPNKKILIVDDQYGIRVLLDEVFRKEGYTTFQAANGKQALELADQNKPNLVILDMKIPGMDGLEILKRVKMLDPSIHVIMITAYGELDLIQEAMNLGALTHFTKPFDIDELRKIVASVSNQEEE
- a CDS encoding hotdog domain-containing protein produces the protein MIVEEVMIRLRLSQADAHYGGDLVDGARMLALFGDVATELLIRLDGDEGLFVAYEQVEFKAPVYAGDYIEAKGSITKQGNTSRTMSFTAHKVIAGSRDASNPSQATLLEQPVLVCQAKGTCVVPKDKQKGNTKS